The sequence below is a genomic window from Pleuronectes platessa chromosome 13, fPlePla1.1, whole genome shotgun sequence.
CTCttctgtatgaatcctcatatgtgtatttagagtGCGCCTTTGGGTATATGTTTGACCACACTCaaagcaactaaacggtttctctcctgtatgacgccTCAAGTGTGTCTTTAGATTTGACCTtctgttaaatcttttaccacactcagggcaactaaacggtttctctcctgtatgaatcctcatatgtatatttagaacGCCCCTTTGAATAAATgctttaccacactcagagcagctaaacggtttctctcctgtatgaatcctcatatgtgtatttagaccgCTCCTTTCGATAAATCCTTTACCACATTCAGAACAACTAAACGgtctctctcctgtatgaatcctcatatgtttaCGTAGAGTGCCCCTTTCGATAAAtcctttaccacactcagagcaactaaacggtttctctcctgtatgaatcctcatgtgTGTATTGAGAAGGCACCtatggttaaatcttttaccacactgaGGGCAaataaacggtttctctcctgtatgaatccttaTATGTGTATTGAGACGGCACCTacggttaaatcttttaccacactcagggcaaataaacggtttctctcctgtatgaattcTCATATGTGTATTGAGACGGCACCtatggttaaatcttttaccacactcacagcaactaaacattttttttccagtcttacatcccatatcacttagaggctgtttgttatttcttgtatttaaatCAGTCTGAGTTTCCCTGGTCTCCATCAATTCATCCTCACtgacttcagtctcagaagagtcttcagtcttgtcctcagGACCTGGTTGTAAACGTCCATCAGGACCGGAGTTCCTGGCTTGTTCTGGTCCTCCAAAGTCTGCTCTGTTCTCCGTCGTCTCACTGGGATGAAACTTTgacgatttaagtttctcttcaaCTTCTTCACTCGTCACAGCgacaggagtcaatgtgaacttgatatcagcctcccccagtccttgaagctgctgtccatcctgattggtcaacggttcctcctgttcctctttaatgtgggggggctctaggtcctcctggtccacaagggggctccactgctgctcctcagagggaacctcttctttattcaccatcagGTGCTGGATGTCTGAAGGacacaatgaaacacaaatacacatgtttatcatttcagagtttcctgaagtgttttgaaaaacttgtgttgtgtcgtttaatgtcgactgttgtgatttttgaaCGATCACATTCAGGAAGTAGAGATGTTGAGGTCGTTTACGGTTGGTGTTACAACTAGGGATgagcataattaatcgacgatcgattaattgaacATTAAGATTTTCGTCTGACATAATTTTTACATCGATAAAACGAATGCATGCTCTGTTGCATGGTGTGAGTCTTGAAGGAATGCAATGGATTTCGCTACTTGGCAGCAATTACACAATCGAACACGGGGGgcaatgtttgaaaaaaacgccacaggactactcagttacctgcgagtTAACGTGTATTTCAAAAGTAAACATGAGGAGGTCACCgcgaagtgtagcgtgggaccattttgatttaaaaaatgactttgttcactgccaacactgccaAGCTGTGTGTAAGTACAACTCGGCTACGACACAAATGATGTACCACTTGAACAACGCATATCCGACCCGGGTTAGTGGCGGTGCAGCCTGCTCTCGGTCTCAACCTCGATCTGGTGTGTCTTTTAacatggtccgctccttaaactgcaggtatttatgcaAAGGGAGTCACtacgtgtaaaacaaaataagcccaacacaaaataacagaataaaacagtatgcataaagtggcaggtgtagcagtcagttacagtaaaggtgaatgcacgtacgaacaagttctccgtttaggattacagctccacaacacatcaaacaaatcatATCGCATTTGTCGGccctgtaagaacttaataacacggttggaaacgcgacattcccgtgtcccatcttcttcaCGACCATCGGGCCAGCTGAtagattaaactttttccgaatcccgtaggaaggacggcaaaaacagcttttcgatctacaaatgctttgatcgcgtttctctgctcctctttcaaaatgaatgcgctgtcgatgtctcctaaaacagactcaatggcagcatctacacatctcagctctccagcggcaggcatgtttgtggaaaacaaagtcaacccaagcgctctttgatgacgtagttgattacgttaccattgatcatctgtccatcatcgtataaagcccgccctgacaatctgattggtccggtcgatttcgaaccgggcataatttctccccaatggagcgactccagaccgaacttcccgacctcaaatgttgtgggcggggctaaggtTGTCTGGCATCCAGTCTAGGTGCATCCTGCTCTCGGTCTCAACCTAGCATCAACTCGTTGTTAGCACAGAGGAACTGCGATGCACAAGGAGCAGAGAAAATTAACCAACGGATCTGCAAGTTCATCTAGATGGATATGCAACCCTAAAAGTATTGTTGAGGGTGAAGGTTTTCGGCAACTGATAAACTTActggaaacaaagaaaaaataaacgagggtcagttgtgtttatgagcaccggcttctagctgtcggctccgctacTTAAGactacagcagcgcatattttctaGTGTATGTatgtagggatgggcataattaatcgacgatcgaagCCTCGGctaggctagccaagttagcacggagctacctgtgtatcacggcgacgtcagtcccctcagagcgggttttttcggcggctggactgacggtcaccaggctgcgttagcgtctgaccccagagcatgttaacatgctcatctttaacaacacaaatccgtaggctggtgctgaagttgtatgtgagttactggttacttttatgaagctttctcgactgtaccttgtttgatagttttgagttacatttggcaaaacctgtcagacctaagtattatatatttgtagttgttgtttaacattacgtttttttatattgttattattttattttggaggggaaaaaaaagggtcagttgtgtttagtagcaccgacTTCTAGCTGTTGttggctccgctgcttaagattacagcagcacatattttgttcatcttgtaataaagatctcaatgaggaaatacgcttttattttctccactgcattttaatatagcttataaatagcgaattttttaacttgaaaatattaatgattaatcgaaaatcgatTGTTAATTCTCCCGACGTTCGATTAAGACTAATTAATCGATGCCCCTCCGTTGTTATGACGAAGCTTGTAAAGGAAACAGCATCAAACAAAGGGTTTCTGGTAAaaaagtttttcattttcaggcCATATAAACCAATTAGGTCACTAACCGAGGAGAACAGGGTGAGGGGAGGTTGGGTAGACTTCAGTAAAGTTGGCAAGATATTCACAGATTCAGACTTCCTGGATCAATAAGTCTTCAGCAAAACGTTGTTAAAGCACAAACGCTGCATAATCCCCACTGTAGTAATGTAGACAACGGGCTACAGACCGGTTTCATCAATACGAGTCGTCCTCCGTGATGGACACAACATTTGTGTCTATGTACAGCTTGCTGAGAAACATGTGCGCAGGGACCGTCTACAAATAACAACACCGAAAAGAGCTATTACAAAACTATTCAATAACCTCACCTTAACTCCTTTATATTCTCACCAAAATCATTACACAGGTCCAGCGTCCCCTGATGGCTATgctacagtacagttctacagaAAGTGTATTGGCCCCAACTACACATCAAACACATAGGAGACCCTTGATGGTTTTGCGAAACAGAAAATCTCCCAATTTTGTTGAATTTTAATCAGAATCTCTTTTGTtgagaatatacagtattacaGTGAAGTAATTGAATATTTTCCATAataaatatttcccaaaataatttttttcaaaattaagTACTGTAGCATAGCCATCAGGAGATGCTCGACCTGTGACATGATTGTGGTGCCAATGTACAGTATTAGACCgaagttattgaataatattCATGATAAATATTTccacaaattatttttatttttttactttgtactGTAGCAGAGTCAGCAGGACTCGCTGGACCTGTGAGGTGATTTTGGTGAGAATATTGTAACACATTAATAtctataaattataatatattataaaagtTATGATATAGATAAActtgaaatatattaatatgcatTCAAATGTATACTAAATAAATAGTCCACATTAAGGTTGCTCtcactaaataataatatagatacatatgaaataaataaatataactatgtattctaaatgtataaatagtcaattaaattattaaataagtgAAACTGGTTCAATTTCATACATGTTATTAACTTAAAACCCATGTAAACAATTTAATGGAGAAATAGTTAAAAGTCTGGTGACTAAAAAGTGACCCTTTCCCTTTAAGGGCGCTTTCCCCTTTAAGAGAATTGGCCCTTCGCAGGTGAGGGTAACGACAAAGATTAGAAAAGGAAAAATAGGGGGGAAGACACAAGACCacgagaggagaaagaaataggaaagagaagaagaagtttgaCTGCTGAAATCAAGTGTAAAAAGATATGTGAAGACCTGAAAGGAATgcaaaaagtttgtttaaagtgCATCGCATATTTGAAGAGGTTCTGTGATCAGGCAAACCTGCGAGgagacacctgtgtgtgtgcgtgttggagCAACAGACACGCAGCACGGACAAGATGGCGAGCTAGGAAGACCGGCAGAGTCCGTTTTTAAAGGGCTGAAGCGAGCATCCCCTGAACTTGACTTGACTTCTGCCCGGATTGGATGTTGGATACTCACTGCCAGAGTGGTAGGAGTATcagtattttctttatattttttaattgaactgAAAGGACTTCAGGCggaactttattatttatttttgaaaagacaaacacaacgaACTAACAAGAGAATAAGGGAAGAAGAGTGAGCTCCACTCATCCAAACCCTCcattttattgtttgaattgtgtatatatatgtttattaagttcatcatgtttataatttttttttttaattgtctttttGTCTAAATGTGTTTAGTAAAGTACCGGCTTAAATTTAAAGTACCTGGTCTCTGGCTTATTTTTTATGCTTTCACCCAACTCCTTAGAACCTAGGACTAGTACAGTATTTTGTGTATTAGAGGTAAATGCTACAATATACAGTATTAGAGTGAtgttattaaacatttttgtaCTATCTCTTTTCGGTGTTGCAATTTGTAGACGGTCCCTGCGCACTCGTTTCTCAGCAAGCTGTACATAGACACCAATGTTATGTGTCCATCACGGAGGACGACTCGTATTGATGAAAACAGGCCTGTAGCCCGTTGTCCACATTACTACGTGGGGATTATGCAGCGTGTCCAGACTTTCTGTTTCAGACATgatcaacacagcagcaggttttctgaACAGACtcattcacaacagcatcaaatcgtcctcattattcaggtgagaggaggagcaggcgggtgcaagcagacagagacaggaaatgaCGTGATAACTCTGCTGCTCGGGCTGATGCTAGCTAACTAATGCtagggactgacctgctctgtgcagccggactacgggctgcatcgcggcatcgagcagcctccCTCGGCGGCAGATCTCCCGCTCGGACTGCTCCACTCGGTCCTCGTACTCTAACAAGGTTTCCTCAAGCCCCGCGAGGATCTGTTCCCCCGCCGCCGCGAGCCGCTCGGTGAGCATCGCTCTCAGCTCCGGGACTtgatcctttcctcctcctttctccacctgcagcaggaagtcttcagcggcagcgctgatcagctcatgtaccgacacccgcagcagctgcacggcggacatgttcctcctctcctcactctgagtctctgagggaACAAAGACCATATGACAAAGACAGACcgcgacaggaaacagagactcCGAGCTCCGAGTCAGCAGCGACCCCTGTTGgactgg
It includes:
- the LOC128454270 gene encoding zinc finger protein OZF-like encodes the protein MVFVPSETQSEERRNMSAVQLLRVSVHELISAAAEDFLLQVEKGGGKDQVPELRAMLTERLAAAGEQILAGLEETLLEYEDRVEQSEREICRRGRLLDAAMQPVVRLHRADIQHLMVNKEEVPSEEQQWSPLVDQEDLEPPHIKEEQEEPLTNQDGQQLQGLGEADIKFTLTPVAVTSEEVEEKLKSSKFHPSETTENRADFGGPEQARNSGPDGRLQPGPEDKTEDSSETEVSEDELMETRETQTDLNTRNNKQPLSDMGCKTGKKMFSCCECGKRFNHRCRLNTHMRIHTGEKPFICPECGKRFNRRCRLNTHIRIHTGEKPFICPQCGKRFNHRCLLNTHMRIHTGEKPFSCSECGKGFIERGTLRKHMRIHTGERPFSCSECGKGFIERSGLNTHMRIHTGEKPFSCSECGKAFIQRGVLNIHMRIHTGEKPFSCPECGKRFNRRSNLKTHLRRHTGEKPFSCFECGQTYTQRRTLNTHMRIHTEEKLFS